The Pantoea vagans genome contains the following window.
AGTGCGTCGTCATCCGTTTGAAGGTGTGTTGCACAACATGGAGCGCCGCTACAAAGAGACGGAATCCAATGCTGTGCGTGAAGAGCTGGCGAAATTCATCAGCAACCGCTCCTGCACCAGCTGCGAAGGCACACGTCTGCGTCGTGAAGCGCGTCATGTGTTTGTCGAGAACACCAACTTGCCGACCATCTCAGAGATGAGCATCGGTCATGCTACGGACTTCTTCCGTAACCTCAAGCTCAGCGGCCAACGCGCGCAAATCGCTGAGAAAATTTTGAAAGAGATCGGCGATCGCCTGAGTTTCCTGGTCAACGTCGGTCTGAATTACCTCTCAATGTCACGTTCCGCGGAGACCTTATCCGGTGGTGAGGCACAGCGTATTCGTCTGGCAAGCCAAATCGGTGCGGGCCTGGTGGGCGTGATGTACGTGCTGGATGAGCCATCGATTGGTCTGCATCAGCGTGATAACGAGCGTCTGCTCGGGACGCTGATTCACCTGCGCGATCTGGGTAATACCGTGATTGTGGTTGAGCACGATGAGGATGCGATCCGCGCGGCAGACCATGTAATTGATATCGGCCCTGGCGCGGGCGTCCACGGTGGTCAAGTGGTGGCCGAAGGTGATGTGAATGCCATTATGGCAAACGAAGCCTCATTGACCGGCCAATATTTGAGTGGCAAACGCGAAATCGCGATTCCCCAACAACGCGTGAAGGGTGATCCCGCCAAGGTCCTTAAACTGACCGGCGCACGTGGCAATAACCTGAAAGATGTGACGCTGACGATCCCGGTAGGCCTGTTTACCTGTATCACTGGCGTGTCGGGCTCGGGTAAATCAACGCTGATCAACGATACCTTGTTTCCGATTGCTCAGCGTCAGCTCAATGGTGCCACTACCACTGAAGTTGCCCCGTATCGCGAGATTGCTGGTCTGGAGCACTTCGATAAAGTCATCGATATCGATCAGAGCCCAATCGGTCGTACACCGCGCTCTAACCCGGCCACCTACACCGGCATTTTCACGCCGGTACGTGAACTGTTTGCCGGCGTGCCAGAAGCGCGTTCACGCGGCTACAATCCGGGTCGTTTCAGTTTTAACGTGCGTGGCGGACGCTGTGAAGCCTGTCAGGGCGATGGGGTGATCAAAGTCGAGATGCACTTCCTGCCAGACGTTTACGTGCCTTGCGATCAGTGCAAGGGCAAACGCTATAACCGTGAAACGCTGGAGATTAAATATAAAGGCAAAGGCATTCACGAAGTGCTGGATATGACCATCGAAGAAGCACGTGAGTTCTTCGATGCGGTGCCAGCGCTGGCGCGTAAGCTGCAAACGCTGATGGATGTAGGTCTGTCATATATTCGCCTCGGTCAGTCGGCTACCACGCTCTCCGGTGGTGAAGCCCAGCGCGTGAAGCTGGCGCGTGAGCTGTCGAAGCGCGGCACCGGGCAGACACTTTACATCCTGGATGAACCGACTACCGGTCTGCACTTCGCCGATATCCAACAGCTACTGGAAGTGCTGCATCAGTTGCGCGATCAGGGCAATACCATTGTGGTGATTGAGCACAACCTTGATGTGATCAAAACCGCTGACTGGATTGTTGATCTCGGTCCTGAAGGCGGCAGTGGCGGCGGGGAAATTCTGGTTTCGGGCACACCTGAAACGGTTGCCGAATGTGAGAAATCCCACACCGCGCGCTTCCTTAAGCCGATGTTGAAGAAGTAATTTTACCAGGTGCGCATCAATGCGCACCCTACATTTTGTATACTGTTTATCCGTAGGGTCGCCATTAATGGCGACCGCTGTTTCAGACATTCCTTTCAGCCAGATTCCGCAGCAAAATGCAGAAACAGGCAAGAATCAGACAACTTCAGGCATATACGCTTTCTCCCCCGCTGACTATCCTTATACCGTTCCTTTTTAGCGCAACCCAACGCGCCTTTATCCCTTCAGCTCACTGAACGGGATCCCGCAATAAACTCACGACACACCCGATTGGAGACACCATGAATATTACGCATGCCTATGCCGCACAGGACGCGAAATCTAAACTCGCCCCGTTCGACTATAAGCCGCGCGAGCTGCGCGCTCATGATGTGCAGATTGAAGTGTTGTACTGTGGCGTTTGCCACTCCGACCTGCATACTGCGCGCAATGAATGGAAAAACACCATTTTCCCTGTAGTGCCAGGCCATGAAATTGTTGGACGCGTCACCGCAGTTGGCGCGCACACCCACAAATATAAAGTGGGCGATTTGGTCGGTGTTGGCTGTATGGTTGACTCCTGCCGCAGCTGTCCGAGCTGCCAGGAAGGACTGGAGCAGTATTGCGAAAATGGTTTTGTTGGCACCTACAATGGTGAAGACCGTGAAACCCGAGCCATCACTTACGGCGGCTACTCCACCAGCATGGTCGTTGACGAGAGTTTCGTTCTGCGTGTACCGGAAAACCTCGACCTGGCCGGTGTTGCGCCCCTGCTGTGCGCCGGTATCACCACCTATTCTCCGCTGCGCCACTGGAATGTAGGCCCAGGGCAGAAAGTCGGTATCGTCGGTCTTGGCGGCCTCGGCCATATGGGTGTGAAACTTGCCCATGCCATGGGCGCACATGTGGTGCTGTTCACCACCTCTCCATCTAAAATTGAGGATGGCAAACGTCTCGGCGCCGATGAAGTGGTGATTTCAAAAGATGCTGATCAGATGGCACAGCATACCAACAGCTTTGATTTCATCCTCAACACCGTTGCTGCTCAGCACGATCTCAACCCGTTTATTGCCCTGCTGAAACGCGATGGCAACATGACACTGGTTGGCGCGCCAGAGCACGATCACCCGGCACCACAGGTGTTCAATCTGATCTTCAAACGTCGCAGCATTGCCGGTTCGCTGATTGGTGGCATCGCTGAAACTCAGGAGATGCTGGATTTCTGCGGTAAGCACGGTATCACTTCAGACATTGAGCTGATCGCCATGAACCAGATTAACGAAGCCTACGAACGTATGCTGAAAAGCGACGTGAAATACCGCTTCGTGATTGATATCAACACCCTGCGTGAAGAGTCTGCGGCTTAATTAGCGCGAATCTTCATCATGGCTGATGCCCGCCGCGCGTGTGGCGTCAGCCTGTTGCCAGGAAGCATCCACCAGGTAATAGATCTGCGAATCCTTTAGTGAACCATCCAGCCACAATGTACTCCAGTGCGTCTTATTGAGGTGCTCGCTCGGAAACACATCGCTGTGCTCCTCTCGTAGTAAATCCGCAAGAGCAGGCGAGGTTTTTAACGACAGCGCCGGACGCCCTTTTGCATCATGCACCATGGCAAATAGCACACCCTCGCTTTTGATTTGCGTGGCATCCCATTCATTTTTATAGGTTTGCTCCGCGCCCGGTTTGCTCATACAAAAAGTCAGTAAATCCGAAGTGTTCATGCTGTACTCCCTTTCATCGATGGGCAGATAACTGCGCGGCATTCCGCCTGCCAGAATCATAACGTCATCACACCGTTTAAGTGTGCAGCATGTCGCCAAAAGGTAAAGGCCAGCTCGGCAGATTAGGGCGATAAAAAAACCGCCAGCCCGAAGGCATGGCGGTTTTTATCTTGCTGCGAGGTGTATTTACATCACGGCAGCAAAGGCTTCAGCGACCTGATTCACGTTACGGCTATTAAGGCCGGCAACGCACATACGGCCGCTGGCGATCAGGTAGACGCCGAACTCATCACGCAGGCGATCAACCTGCTGCGCACTCAGACCGGTGTAGCTGAACATACCGCGCTGCTTCAGCAGGTAATCGAAGTTTTTTCCCGGCAGCTTGGTGCTCAGCACGTTAACCAGTGCCTGACGCATTTCGATGATACGCAGACGCATCGCTTCCACTTCTGCCAGCCAGTTGTTCAGCAGAGCTTCGTCGTTCAGCACGCAGGAAACCACCTGAGCACCGAAGTTTGGTGGACTGGAGTAGTTACGACGCACAGTGGCTTTCAGCTGACCCAGCACGCGTGCAGACTCTTCTGCGCTTTCGCACACAATCGACAAGCCGCCAACACGTTCGCCGTACAGCGAGAAGATTTTCGAGAACGAGTTGCTGACCAGTGCAGGCAGGCCCGCAGCGGCAATCGCGCGGATGGCATATGCATCTTGTTCCATACCGGCACCAAAGCCCTGGTAGGCGATATCGAGGAATGGAATCAGCTCCTGCGCCTTCAACACTTCAGTGGTCTCATCCCACTGCGCGTCAGTCAAATCTGCGCCCGTCGGGTTGTGGCAGCATGGGTGCAGCAACACGATGGACTGCTTTGGCAGTGTCTTCAGTTTGGCAATGAAGGCATCGAACTTCACACCGTTGGTTTCCGCGTCGTACCACGGATAGGTGTTCACCTCGAAACCGGCACCGTTGAAGATCGCGACGTGGTTTTCCCACGTTGGGTCACTCACCCACACGTTGGAATGCGGGAAATAACGCTTCAGGAAATCTGCCCCCACTTTTAACGCACCAGAACCGCCGAGCGTCTGAATAGAAGCAATACGTCCCGCTTTCAGCATTGGATGTTCTTTACCAAACAGCAACGGGGCAATGGCGTTACGGTAAGGTCCCAGGCCTTCCATCGGCAGATAGAGCGAAGCCTGATGCGGCTGCGCCTGCAGGCGCTCTTCGGCTGCAGCAACGGCCTGTAGCTGAGGAATGATGCCCGCCTCGTTGTAATAGAGGCCGATGCTCAGATTCACTTTGTTGTCACGCGGATCCTGTTTGAAGGTTTCCATCAGC
Protein-coding sequences here:
- a CDS encoding amino acid aminotransferase; the encoded protein is MFQNVDAYAGDPILSLMETFKQDPRDNKVNLSIGLYYNEAGIIPQLQAVAAAEERLQAQPHQASLYLPMEGLGPYRNAIAPLLFGKEHPMLKAGRIASIQTLGGSGALKVGADFLKRYFPHSNVWVSDPTWENHVAIFNGAGFEVNTYPWYDAETNGVKFDAFIAKLKTLPKQSIVLLHPCCHNPTGADLTDAQWDETTEVLKAQELIPFLDIAYQGFGAGMEQDAYAIRAIAAAGLPALVSNSFSKIFSLYGERVGGLSIVCESAEESARVLGQLKATVRRNYSSPPNFGAQVVSCVLNDEALLNNWLAEVEAMRLRIIEMRQALVNVLSTKLPGKNFDYLLKQRGMFSYTGLSAQQVDRLRDEFGVYLIASGRMCVAGLNSRNVNQVAEAFAAVM
- the uvrA gene encoding excinuclease ABC subunit UvrA, with translation MDKIEVRGARTHNLKNINLIIPRDKLIVVTGLSGSGKSSLAFDTLYAEGQRRYVESLSAYARQFLSLMEKPDVDHIEGLSPAISIEQKSTSHNPRSTVGTITEIHDYLRLLFARVGEPRCPDHDVTLAAQTVSQMVDQVLAQEEGRRLMLLAPVVKDRKGEHTKTLENLAAQGYIRARIDGEVCDLSDPPKLELQKKHTIEVVIDRFRVRDDLATRLAESFETTLALSGGTAIVADMDDSSAEEMLFSANFACPICGYSMSELEPRLFSFNNPAGACPTCDGLGVQQYFDPDRVVQNGELSLAGGAIRGWDRRNFYYFQMLRSLAEHLDFDVEAPFNSLSDKAREVILYGSGKENIEFKYINDRGDTSVRRHPFEGVLHNMERRYKETESNAVREELAKFISNRSCTSCEGTRLRREARHVFVENTNLPTISEMSIGHATDFFRNLKLSGQRAQIAEKILKEIGDRLSFLVNVGLNYLSMSRSAETLSGGEAQRIRLASQIGAGLVGVMYVLDEPSIGLHQRDNERLLGTLIHLRDLGNTVIVVEHDEDAIRAADHVIDIGPGAGVHGGQVVAEGDVNAIMANEASLTGQYLSGKREIAIPQQRVKGDPAKVLKLTGARGNNLKDVTLTIPVGLFTCITGVSGSGKSTLINDTLFPIAQRQLNGATTTEVAPYREIAGLEHFDKVIDIDQSPIGRTPRSNPATYTGIFTPVRELFAGVPEARSRGYNPGRFSFNVRGGRCEACQGDGVIKVEMHFLPDVYVPCDQCKGKRYNRETLEIKYKGKGIHEVLDMTIEEAREFFDAVPALARKLQTLMDVGLSYIRLGQSATTLSGGEAQRVKLARELSKRGTGQTLYILDEPTTGLHFADIQQLLEVLHQLRDQGNTIVVIEHNLDVIKTADWIVDLGPEGGSGGGEILVSGTPETVAECEKSHTARFLKPMLKK
- a CDS encoding NAD(P)-dependent alcohol dehydrogenase, yielding MNITHAYAAQDAKSKLAPFDYKPRELRAHDVQIEVLYCGVCHSDLHTARNEWKNTIFPVVPGHEIVGRVTAVGAHTHKYKVGDLVGVGCMVDSCRSCPSCQEGLEQYCENGFVGTYNGEDRETRAITYGGYSTSMVVDESFVLRVPENLDLAGVAPLLCAGITTYSPLRHWNVGPGQKVGIVGLGGLGHMGVKLAHAMGAHVVLFTTSPSKIEDGKRLGADEVVISKDADQMAQHTNSFDFILNTVAAQHDLNPFIALLKRDGNMTLVGAPEHDHPAPQVFNLIFKRRSIAGSLIGGIAETQEMLDFCGKHGITSDIELIAMNQINEAYERMLKSDVKYRFVIDINTLREESAA
- a CDS encoding MmcQ/YjbR family DNA-binding protein, encoding MNTSDLLTFCMSKPGAEQTYKNEWDATQIKSEGVLFAMVHDAKGRPALSLKTSPALADLLREEHSDVFPSEHLNKTHWSTLWLDGSLKDSQIYYLVDASWQQADATRAAGISHDEDSR